From the genome of Miscanthus floridulus cultivar M001 chromosome 10, ASM1932011v1, whole genome shotgun sequence, one region includes:
- the LOC136484993 gene encoding two pore potassium channel b-like, translated as MAENGVQQHLLHDGDRSKMPPPGRARRFRRCQTAPSQNAEQGSILLRQNMSRKGASGTLPPVPPNGLITGARPRFWLVGILLLAYLLVGTAAFYLAMDDMSGDRSGNRALDALYFCVVTMTTVGYGDIVPSSDIAKLLACVFAFAGVALVGAFLSKAADYLVEKQEALVFRAVHLNHADDPKSLRDMEANKVRYKLYTATGLLAVVLASGMAFLMKVEGMRLVDAFYCVCATVTTLGYGDRSFSSTAGRAFAAAWITVSTLVVALFFLYAAELAAERRQRELAHWVLTRRTTSMDLEAADLDGDHRVSAAEFALYKLKELGKISQEEIAEFLEEFDVLDVDHSGTLSSHDLAVAQPG; from the coding sequence ATGGCGGAGAACGGCGTTCAGCAACACCTGTTACATGACGGCGACCGTTCTAAGATGCCGCCGCCGGGAAGGGCGAGAAGGTTCCGGCGCTGCCAGACGGCGCCGTCTCAAAACGCCGAGCAAGGATCCATTCTCCTGAGGCAGAACATGAGTCGGAAGGGCGCCAGCGGCACCTTGCCGCCGGTGCCGCCCAATGGGCTGATCACCGGTGCGCGGCCGAGGTTCTGGCTCGTGGGCATCCTcctgctcgcctacctcctcgtcGGGACCGCCGCGTTCTACCTCGCCATGGACGACATGTCCGGTGACCGCAGCGGCAACCGCGCGCTGGACGCGCTCTACTTCTGCGTGGTCACAATGACCACCGTCGGGTACGGCGACATCGTCCCGTCCAGCGACATCGCCAAGCTGCTGGCCTGCGTCTTCGCCTTCGCCGGCGTGGCCCTGGTCGGAGCCTTCCTTAGCAAGGCCGCCGACTACCTTGTCGAGAAGcaggaggcgctcgtcttccgcgCGGTGCACCTTAACCACGCAGACGACCCCAAGTCGCTGCGGGACATGGAGGCCAACAAGGTCCGCTACAAGCTCTACACCGCCACCGGCCTCCTTGCCGTAGTCCTCGCGTCCGGGATGGCGTTCCTGATGAAGGTCGAAGGGATGCGCCTCGTGGACGCGTTCTACTGTGTGTGCGCGACGGTAACCACGCTTGGGTACGGCGACCGCAGCTTCTCGTCGACGGCAGGGCGCGCGTTCGCAGCTGCGTGGATCACCGTGAGCACGTTGGTGGTGGCGCTGTTCTTCCTGTACGCGGCGGAGCTGGCCGCGGAGCGGCGGCAGAGGGAGCTGGCGCATTGGGTGctcactcggcggactaccagcatggacctcgaggctGCGGACCTCGACGGCGACCACAGGGTCAGCGCCGCAGAGTTTGCGCTGTACAAGCTCAAGGAGCTGGGGAAGATCAGCCAGGAGGAGATCGCAGAGTTCCTGGAGGAGTTCGACGTGCTCGACGTCGACCACTCTGGCACCCTCTCGTCGCACGACCTGGCCGTCGCACAGCCCGGATAG
- the LOC136484992 gene encoding uncharacterized protein — MITRVLLGATLLLETASLFRALGSSWAASALRCSKCRWSWVRHAVLCTRRWHRLHSALASLGSLIMFALRLKGGYRRWSGSMGQFNLLRFCSTCDDPDDLCSMLAKMFGVEDEDWWTKFRHSRTIEIPECVKRLLFERVKEMLEDIKGTKETLLDQQRKKHKDEKVDQEIVKDSMAKLDRFRTQRGEAALEGLRRMDLRWSLGDELQEGILTWHIATHVFLFKSNKAKAESAMPYVKAIGTLSSYMMFLLAFRPDMLPGLALRSLYKLTCQDLFRLSSDYRNRSRRCRSRPRRSLWDIIILGLLKRLLRWHGHPCSSRLSQGEETLASILCGDYSIVDAALEDEGEPNANGVPSSAKTANQQHLMNTGSIKSYIPLGSKLADELLRMEETETPGLDFLQAIFNVWVEMLLCSSYRCSRESHAKHLSNGGELTTVVWLTVEHAGLFPIDKDKDSKVQASIKPPPGPTTPPTPTQDECEATGIGHSEVNIRIYGLF, encoded by the coding sequence ATGATCACCCGTGTTTTGCTGGGCGCCACCTTACTCCTGGAGACGGCGTCGCTGTTCAGGGCGCTGGGCTCATCATGGGCTGCATCCGCCTTGCGCTGCAGCAAGTGTCGATGGAGCTGGGTCCGCCATGCAGTCTTGTGCACGAGACGATGGCATCGGCTTCACAGTGCGCTCGCATCCCTTGGCAGCCTCATTATGTTTGCTTTAAGGCTGAAAGGAGGATACAGGAGGTGGTCAGGCAGCATGGGGCAGTTCAACCTGCTGCGCTTCTGCAGCACCTGCGACGATCCAGACGACCTATGCAGCATGCTGGCCAAGATGTTCGGCGTCGAGGACGAGGACTGGTGGACCAAATTCCGTCACTCACGGACAATTGAGATTCCAGAATGTGTCAAGAGGCTGCTGTTCGAGCGTGTAAAGGAGATGCTGGAAGATATCAAGGGTACAAAGGAGACGTTGCTGGATCAACAACGGAAGAAACACAAGGACGAAAAGGTCGATCAAGAAATTGTGAAAGATTCGATGGCCAAACTGGACAGGTTCAGGACGCAGAGGGGAGAAGCGGCGCTAGAGGGGCTAAGACGCATGGATCTCCGCTGGAGTCTTGGCGACGAACTCCAAGAGGGCATCCTCACCTGGCATATTGCCACCCATGTTTTCCTCTTCAAGTCCAACAAAGCCAAGGCTGAATCTGCAATGCCATATGTGAAGGCAATCGGGACACTGTCAAGCTACATGATGTTCCTCCTCGCATTTCGCCCTGACATGCTTCCCGGCCTTGCTCTTCGCAGCTTGTACAAACTGACCTGCCAGGATTTATTCCGATTATCGAGTGACTACCGGAACCGGAGTAGGCGGTGCAGATCAAGACCTCGGCGTAGCCTCTGGGACATCATCATCCTAGGTTTGCTCAAGAGATTGTTAAGGTGGCATGGTCATCCTTGCTCATCTAGGCTGTCACAAGGAGAGGAAACGCTCGCAAGCATCTTGTGCGGAGATTACTCCATCGTCGATGCAGCTCTAGAAGATGAAGGTGAACCCAACGCCAACGGGGTCCCCTCAAGTGCCAAAACAGCCAATCAGCAACATCTGATGAATACAGGCAGCATTAAAAGTTACATTCCTCTCGGGAGTAAACTTGCAGATGAACTTCTCCGCATGGAGGAGACTGAGACTCCGGGATTGGACTTCTTGCAAGCCATCTTCAACGTGTGGGTCGAGATGCTGCTCTGCTCAAGCTACCGGTGCAGTCGAGAGTCCCATGCCAAACACCTCAGCAATGGGGGCGAGCTCACAACCGTCGTGTGGCTGACTGTGGAACACGCTGGCCTGTTCCCCATCGACAAGGACAAGGACAGCAAGGTTCAAGCTTCGATCAAGCCGCCGCCAGGACCTACTACACCGCCcacaccaacacaagatgagtgTGAGGCCACTGGGATTGGGCACTCGGAGGTGAACATACGCATTTACGGGCTATTCTAG